In one window of Eggerthella guodeyinii DNA:
- a CDS encoding Pr6Pr family membrane protein — MRLRSRVASIAFKCLIVLVGAVGLLDQLGLFEGSFNPRFFFYFTNLSNAVAVAYFIGAIVHLVWHPGDGAAWAPRLKYAALMAVTVTCLVATFLLGGGVRLPDGSFSFAVLALHYLVPIGCVLDWLLFDEKGRMSKTGPLVWMVFPLAYFAYAIALVNLFGANMGYDGASRYPYPFIDIDANGAGTVAVTAAVLLAAFIALGYAYVGIDRLLARIGKRAGRRADEKRRDRS; from the coding sequence ATGAGATTGAGAAGCCGCGTGGCGTCCATCGCGTTCAAGTGCCTGATCGTCCTGGTAGGAGCCGTAGGCTTGCTCGATCAGCTGGGCCTTTTCGAGGGGTCGTTCAATCCCCGGTTCTTCTTCTACTTCACGAACCTCAGCAACGCGGTTGCCGTCGCCTATTTCATCGGCGCGATCGTTCACCTCGTGTGGCATCCCGGCGACGGCGCCGCGTGGGCGCCGCGGCTCAAGTACGCCGCCCTGATGGCCGTGACCGTCACCTGCCTGGTGGCGACGTTTTTGCTGGGAGGCGGGGTGCGACTGCCCGACGGGAGCTTCAGCTTCGCGGTGCTCGCCTTGCACTACCTCGTGCCCATCGGCTGCGTCCTCGACTGGCTGCTGTTCGACGAGAAGGGCCGCATGAGCAAGACGGGGCCGCTGGTGTGGATGGTGTTCCCGTTAGCGTACTTCGCCTATGCGATAGCCCTGGTCAACCTGTTCGGAGCGAACATGGGCTACGACGGCGCGTCACGCTACCCCTACCCGTTCATCGACATCGACGCGAACGGTGCGGGTACGGTTGCCGTCACCGCGGCGGTTCTGCTGGCCGCGTTCATCGCCCTGGGCTACGCGTACGTGGGCATCGACCGCCTGCTCGCGCGCATCGGCAAGCGCGCAGGCAGGCGCGCCGACGAGAAGCGACGCGACCGAAGCTGA